The genomic segment ACGCCCTTGGCGTAGGGGCGCAGGTCGGAATGCAGGCATTCCAGCTCGCGGAACACCTCGCGCGCGTGGCGCAGCAGGGTGTCGCCGGCAGGGGTGAGCCTGACGCCCTTTACCTGGCGGATCAGCAGCTGGGTCTGGAATGCTTCTTCCAGTTGCTTGATGCGCGTGCTGGCCGCCGGCAGGGACAGGAAACTGCGTTCCGCCGCGCGTGTCAGGTTCTCCGTTTCACCGACGTTGAGGAAAAGGCGCAGGTCGGTCAGGTCGTAATGCATGGGGTTCCGTCAGGCCAAAGGCCACTTTTGCGATTCGTGAATTCCAATGTCTCAGCCGCCAATTTATCGTATCTCGCGTGGCAATAACATCTGAACATGATTGCCCGCGAGTGGCATGGCCGCCGCGGGCAAGCCGTTATTGTCGCCAGAAACGCGGTCCGGTGACCGGGAAAGCATTCAGAGGAGCAACGCAATGAGCGGTTTGATGGCAGGCAAGGTAGCGCTGGTGACGGGCGCTGGTGGTGGAATCGGGCGCGGTATCGCGCTGGCGATGGCAGCCGCCGGCGCCAAGGTCGTGGTCAACGACCTTGGCGTCTCGATGTCCGGCGAAGGCGGCGATGCCGGCCCCGCGCAGCGCGTGGTCGACGAGATCCGTGCGGCCGGCGGCCAGGCCGTGGCCAATACCGACAGCGTGTCGACCTGGAACGGCGCCAACAGCATCGTCCAGTGCGCGCTCGACAGCTTCGGCCGCATCGACGCCGTGGTCAACAACGCCGGCAACCTGCGCGACCGCATGTTCTTCAAGATGAATGAAGAAGAATGGCGTTCGGTGATCGACGTGCACCTGCATGGCACCTTCTTCGTGAGCCGTGCCGCGGCCAACTACTTCAAGGACCAGGAAGGCGGCGCCTTCGTCCACATGACGTCGACCTCGGGCCTGATCGGCAACCTGGGCCAGGCCAATTACTCGGCGGCCAAGCTGGGCATCGCCGCGCTGTCGAAGTCGATCGCGCTCGACATGCAGCGCTTCAACGTGCGCTCGAACTGCATCGCGCCGTTCGCGTGGAGCCGCATGACCAGCTCGATTCCGGCCGAGACGCCGGAAGAGAAGGCGCGCGTGGCCAAGCTGCAGAAGATGGAAGCCGGCAAGATCGGCCCGGTGGCGGTCTACCTGGCCAGCCCGGCTGCCGCCGAGGTCAACGGCCAGATCTTCGCGGTCCGCGCCAACGAGATCATCCTGATGAGCCAGCCGCGCCCGGTGCGCTCGGTGCATATGAGCGAAGGCTGGACGCCGGAAGCGATCGGCGAGATCGCCATGCCGGCCATGCGCAACAGCTTCTTCAAGCTCGAGCGCTCGCCCGACGTGATCAGCTGGGATCCGATCTGAGATGGCGGCCGCCATGCAAGGCGCGCTGGCCGGCGTCCGCGTGCTCGACCTGTCGCGCATCCTGGCGGGGCCGTGGTGCGCGCAGAACCTGGCGGACCTTGGCGCCGAAGTCATCAAGGTGGAACGTCCCCGCGTCGGCGACGACACGCGCTCCTGGGGACCGCCCTGGCTGCCGGATGCGGAAGGCCAGCCTTCGCGCGATGCCACCTACTTTGCCGGCGCCAATCGCGGCAAGCAGTCGCTCACGCTCGATATCGCCAGCCCGGCAGGGCAGGCGGTCGTGCGTGAGCTGGCAGCCAAGTCGCACATCGTCCTCGAAAACTACAAGGTCGGCGACCTCAAGCGCTACGGACTCGACTACGAGAGCCTGAAGGCGATCAATCCGGCGCTGGTCTACTGCTCGATCACGGGTTATGGGCAGACCGGCCCGTGTGCGCACAAGCCGGGCTACGACTTTATCTTCCAGGGTATCGGCGGGTTGATGAGCGTGACCGGCGAGCGCGACGACCTGCCTGGCGGCGGCCCGCAGAAGGTCGGCGTGGCGGTGGTGGACATGCTGACGGGCATGTATGCGACCGTGGCCGTGCTCGCTGCGCTGCGGCATGCCGAGCGCACCGGCGAGGGCCAGCATATCGACATGGCATTGCTCGATGCCGTGGTGGCGGTGGGCGCGACGCCGATCATCGCCCAGCGCATCACCGGCGAGGCCATGCCGCGCTTCGGCAATGCGCACGCGAACATGGTGCCGTACCACGTCTTCGCTACCGCGGACGGCTACATGATCGTCGCGGCAGGCAATGACGGCCAGTGGCAGGCCTACTGCCGCGGCATCGAGCGTCCCGACCTCGCCGCCGACGAGCGCTTTGCCACCGGCCCGGGCCGCATCATCCACCGCGAGGTGCTGGTGCCGATGCTCGAGGACCATATGCGCACCCGCGGCACTGCGCACTGGGTGGCGGCGCTGGAAGCGCAGGGCATTCCTTGCGGGCCGATCAACGACTACGCGCAGGTGCTGGAAGACCCCCAGGTCCGCCATCGCGAACTGCAGGTCGACCTGGTGCGCAAGGACGGTGCCATTTGCCCGACCGTCAAGAGTCCGCTGCGGCTTTCGGCTACACCCGTGCAGTACGACGTGCCGCCGCCGCGTCTTGGTGAACATACTGAGCGGATCCTGGCCGAGGTGCTGGGCTTGTCCGCGGAGCGGATTGCTGCGCTGCGGGAGCAGGGTGTGGTCTGAGCGCGGGGCTGCGAAATCCGGCAGCACCGACAGCAAAGCCGGCGATGATCTTGTCATCGCCGGCTATTTTCATTCCCGATATCAGCGCTCGGCGCTCGCGAGTTGCAGGCCGCGCTGCCGGTATTCCCCCGGCGCCACGCCGGTCCATTTCTTGAACGCGCGATGGAAGGTACTTGGCTCCGAAAAGCCGAGCCGCAGCGCCACCTGCTGGAGCGTAAGGCCCGAGTGCTCGAGCATGCCGATCGCGACGTCGCGCCGCAGGCTGTCCTTGATGTTCTGGTAGCCGCGTCCTTCGTCGCGCAGGCGGCGGCGCAGGGTTTGCGGCGTGAGGCGCAGCATCTGCGCCATCTGCTCCAGCGAAGGAAGCTCGTCGTCCAGGTGCGAGCGCAGGTGGAGCCGGATGCGTTCGGCCAGGCAGCTGTCGTCGCGGTAGCGCACCAGCAGCTTGTGCGGGGCTTCGCGCAGGAACTCATCCAGGCCAGTGGCGTCCTGCATCACCGGCAGCCGCAGCCACGCGGCGTCGAAGTGCAGCGCCGTGCAGGACTGCCCGTATCGGACGGTCGTATTGAAGATGCGCTCGGTGTCGGTCTGCCCGCTGGGTGGCCCCGCGCTCAGGTCGACGTGCGACAGCGGCACGCGCCGCGCCACCAGCCAGTTGATCAGGCCATACGCGTGGAACACGAAGGTCGACTCGGCGAAGACCTGGCACGGCGATGCCGGCGCATGCGGGTGCAGGCGCACGGAAACGGTCCTGCCATCGGCGCTGCGCTGCAGCCGAGGGGTGAAGTCGCCAATGTGCAGCCGGTAATGCCGCAGCCCGGCCTGGATCGCCTCGTCCAGCGTCGCGCAGTGGATCATCGCACTGGCGGCCTGGGCGAACACGCCTGGCGGCACAGGGCGGCTCAACAGGCCCCACAGTTCGTCGCGCGTGACGCGGCGCAGCGTGCGGATCAGCGCGGCGTACTGGTCCTGGGTGACCCGCGCGGAGGGCGACGCCAGCAGTGCGGGAGATATCGCTGCACGGCGCAGCAATGCCTCGATGTTGCACCCGAGCCGGCGTACGCCGAGCAGGATCTGCTGGACGTGGTGAATGGCGATGGTATGGCGGGCCGGCGCGGGTGACGCGGCCGGCGCTGCCATGACAGTGCCGGCCAGCACCGGACCCGGCGCGGCGATGCTGCGTGGCATGCCCGGCACGGGATGCCGGTGAGCGGGCGTGGCAACGATGTGCATGAGTCTCCTCGTCGTTCTGGGGCCGCGCTGGACGTTGCCCCTGGCAATGGCGGCATGGCGGCATGTCGGCCCGGATCAGACCTTATCGCGGCCGGATGGCACCGCACAATCGGGATTTGCCAAAGCCTGGCTTCCATCTGAGCAATTCGGCCAATGATTTTGGGTCGTCTGGTCATTGTCCGGACCACGCCCCATCGCGCACTCTTTCGGTGTGGAAAAGTCCGCGCCGAACGGACCACCGCCGGCACGCGGACAGGGCCGGATCGCCGGGCGAAGAACCGGCGACGGAAACGGCGATAGAAACGGCGATAGAAACGGGGACAGAACCCCGTCAGGCTCGCCAGAAAAACACAAAGGAGACAACCACATGCAGGCAGATCGTCGTAGTGCATTGCAGCGTCTTGGCGCCGGAGCGCTGGCGCTGGGCGGTATCGTCACGGGCTTGCTTGGCGCCGGCATGGCCATGGCGCAAGGGGCCTTTCCGTCGAAAACCGTGCGCCTGGTGGTCCCGTACCCGGCCGGTGGCGCGACCGACGTGCTGGCACGGGCGATCGCCGACGGCCTGGGCAAGACGTGGAAGCGTCCGGTGGTCGTCGAGAACCGTCCTGGCGCCAGCAGCATGATCGGCTCCGAAGTGGTGGCCCGTGCCGAACCGGACGGCTACACCGCGCTGCTGACGATTACGACGCTCGTGCAGGCGCCGAGCCTCTACGCCAAGGCTCCGTTCGACCCGGTGAAGGATTTCGCCCCGGTGTCCGAGCTTGGCACCACGAACTTGGTGTTCGCCATCAACAGCTCCGTGCCGGCCACGAACCTGAAGGAGTTTGTCGCGCTGGTACGCGCCAGGCCGAAGCAGTATTCGTACGGCTCGTACGGCACCGGCTCGAGCGGCCATCTCTACGGCGAGATCTTCAACGAGAGCGCCAGGCTCGACATGATCCACGTCTCCTACAAGGGCGAGGCGCCGGAACTGAACGACCTGCTGGGCGGCCAGGTGCCTTCCGCGGTGATTTCCGTGATGGGGGCCAAGCCGCACTCCGCCTCGGGGCGCCTGCGCGCGCTGGCCGTGACGGGTCCATCGCGCGCTCCGCAATTGCCTGATGTGCCCACGTTCAAGGAGGCGGGCATTGCCGGCATGGATTCGATGGGCTGGTTCGGCCTGCTGCTGCCGGCCGCCACGCCGCGGGCGATCGTCGAGAAGTTCTCCGCCGACGTCAACAAGGTGCTGGCCGATCCGGCCGTGCGTGCCCGCATGAATGACCTGGGCGTGATCCTGACCGGCAGCACGCCCGATGCCTTCGCCCAGACCGTGCAGACCGACTATGCGCGCTGGGGCAAGGTGATCCGTACCCACAATATTCGTCTTGACTGAGCCCTTGCCTGACATGAAGTCCGCCAGTACCACCCAGCCTTACCGTTCCCCCGCCTGGCCCGCCGGCTTGCCGGCCACGCTGCACGTGCCGCGCACCAGCCTGTTCTACAACCTGGAGGTGGCTGCGCGCCGCTATCCCGACAGGGCGGCGATCCAGTACTTTGGCACCGCGATTTCCTACGCGGCGCTGCTGGACGAGGTCGAGCGGATGGCCGGCTACCTGCAGCACACCTGCGCCATCGAGCCTGGGGACCGGGTGGTGCTGTTCAGCCAGAATTGCCCGCAGTACGTCGCGGCCTATTACGCCATCCTGCGCGCCGAGGGCGTGGTGGTGCCGGCCAACCCGATGTGGCTGGAAGCCGAACTCGAGCACGTGGTCGCGGACAGCGGCGCCGTGGCCGCGTTCTGCGGCAGCGAGCTGTACGAGCGCGTGGCGCCGCTGCACGGCAAGGCGCTGCGCAACGTGATCGTCCATCACTACGCGAGCATGCTGCGCGATGACGGTGGCCTGCAGGTGCCGTCCTGGCTGCGCGAACCTGCACCCGCGCTACAGTCGGCGGACGGCGCCACGCCCGCCGACTGGGATGCCGCACGCAATGCCGGCCAGCGTCCGCGTCCGCACGAGGCCGGCCATGACACGCTGTGCATGCTGGCCTACACCTCGGGCACCACGGGCAACCCGAAGGGCTGCATGCATACCCACGGCACCATGATGAGTTCCGCGGTGGGTTCGCAGGTCTGGCGCAGCAGTACGCCGGAAGCGGTGGTGCTGGCGGTGGCGCCGATGTTCCACCTGCTCGGCATGCAGAACTGCATGCATTCGCCGATCTACCTGGGCGCGACCGTGGTGCTGATGCCGCGCTGGGACCGCGCTCTGGCGGCCGACCTGATCGAGCGTTATCGCGTCTCGGTCTGGGGCGCGCCACCGGCCATGCTGGTCGATTTCTTCGCCCAGCCCGACGTGGCCCGGCGCGACCTGTCCAGCCTGGCCTTCCTGGGAGGCGGCGGTGCCGCCATGCCGGATGCGGTGGCCAACATGCTGCAGGAGCGCTTCGGCCTGCCCTACGTCGAGGCCTACGGCATGACCGAGACCGCGTCGTTCCTGCTGTCCAACCCGCGCCAGAAGCCCAAGCGCGAATGCCTGGGCATCGCCACCTTCGGCGTGGACGCACGCGTGGTGGACCCCGTAACGCTGGCGGAGCTGCCGCAAGGCGAGATCGGCGAGATCGTCGCCCACGGCGCCCAGGTGATGCAGGGCTACTGGAACAACCCGCAGGCCAACGCGGAGTCGTTCATCGAGATCGACGGCAAGCGCTTCCTGCGCACCGGCGATCTCGGCTTCATGGACGAAGAGGGCTACTTCTTCATGCGCGACCGCCTCAAGCGCATGATCAACGCCTCCGGCTTCAAGGTCTGGCCGGCCGAGGTGGAGAACCTGCTCTATGGCCACCCGGCCATCCACGAGGCCTGCGTGATCGCGGCGCGCGACGAGCATCGCGGCGAAACGGTCAAGGCCGTGGTGGCGCTGCGCCCCGAGTCGCGCGGCACGCCCGACGCCGAGCCGGAACGCATCATGGCCTGGTGCCGAGAGCGCCTGGCTGCCTACAAGGTGCCGCGCATCGTCGAGTTCGTCGACGCGCTGCCCAAGTCGGCCACCGGCAAGATCCAGTGGCGCGCGCTGCAGGAAGACGCCATGCGGCCGGCCGCACCGGCGCCAGCCAATGCGCAAAGCCGGTAAGGCCCGCATCCCGGACAGAGTTTTGGAGAGAGACCGCATCATGCACAACAGCAGACGAACCTGGCTGGCACAGGCCGGCACCCTGGCGGGCGCCGCCATGCTGGGCAGCGTGGGCCAGGTACTGGCCCAGCCGAACTACCCCAACAAGCCGATCCGGATGGTGGTGCCATATCCGGCCGGCGGCGGCACCGACACCGTGGGCCGCATGATCGGGCAGCGCCTGGCCGAGGCCTGGGGTCAGGCGGTCGTGGTCGACAACAAGCCGGGCGCCAGCGGCATGCTGGGCAACGACATCGTTGCCAAGGCGGCCCCGGACGGCTACACGGTGCTGCTGGCGATCACCGCGCTGATCCAGTCGCCGAGCCTGTACAAGCGCACGCCCTATGACGTGAACAAGGACTTCACGCCGGTTTCGCTGATCGCCAAATCGTCCGACCTGTTCGTGGTGCCCAACCGCGTGCCGGCCAATACGCTGCGTGAATTCATCGCACTGGCCAGGGCGGGCAAGCTCAGCTACGGCTCGTACGGCAACGGCACGTCGTCGCACCTGCACGGGGAGCTGTTCAGGCAGCAGGCCGGCATCGACCTGGCGCACATCCCCTACAAAGGGGCCGCGCCGCTCGTCAACGACCTGCTCGGCGGCCAGGTGGATTCGGCCTTTGTCGATGTGACCTCGGCATATCCGTACCTGAGCAGCGGCAAATTCAAGATCCTGGGCATTACCGGCACCCAGCGCTACAAGGCGATTCCGAACGTGCCGACGTTTGCCGAGCAGGGCCTGCAGGGCTTCGAGCCGAGCGGCTGGTTCGCGCTGTTCCTGCCCGCCAATACGCCGAAGGACGTGACTGCGCGCCTGGCGACCGAGGTCACGCGCATCGTCAAGCTGCCCGAAATCAGCCAGAAGCTGGCCGGCATGGGGCTGCAGCCGGTTGGTTCCGCACCGCAGGAACTGGCGGCGGTGGTCTCGGGCGATATGCCGAAGTGGGCCAAGATCGTGCGCGACGCGCATATCCAGCTGGACTGATGGCCGCACAGGCCCCGAACCTCAGCATTACCTGGAGTCATCAATGGAAACGATTCGCTATGCCGTCGAAGATGGCATTGCCACCCTCACGCTGGATTACCCGGCGCGCAAGAATGCGCTCAATGGCGTCATGCGCCGCGAGATCGGCGATGTGATTCACCAGCTGCGTCACGACACCAGCGCGCGCGCGCTGATCCTGACCGGTGCCGGTGCCGACTTTTGCTCGGGCGGCGATATCAGTTCCATGCAGGGCGAGATCAGTGCGGCGCAGGGCCGCCAGCGGCTGGGCAACATCCATCCGTGGCTGGAGGCCCTGATTCAACTCGAGATTCCGGTGATCGCCGCCGTGGACGGTGCCGCATTTGGCGCCGGTTTCAGCCTGGCGCTGACCGCCGACATCATCCTGGCCACGCCGCGGGCCCGCTTCGCGCTGCCGTTCCTGCGCCTGGGTCTGATCCCGGATTGTGGTGCGTTCTACACATTGCCGCGCATGATCGGGCTCCAGCGTGCCAAGGCGCTGATGTTCTCGATGCGCGAACTCAATGCCGAGGCCGCTCAGGAGCAGGGCATCGTCATGGAGATCGTGCCGGCCGCCAGCCTGCAGGAGCGCGCGCGATCGATGGCGCGCGCATTCACCGAGGCATCGCCGGTGGCAGTGGCCCTGACCAAGAAGGCGCTCAATGCCTCGCTGAACCAGGACCTGCACAGCATGCTGGCCATGGAAGCGGACGGCCAGGGCATTGCCTTTGCGACGGAATACCGCCAGGAGGCCGCCAACCGCTTCCTGTCCAAGCAAGCGCCGCGCTATCGCTGGCCGGACTGAGTACCGCCGGAGCAATCCGCCCTTGCATGCTGCAGTGCCACATGCCTGAGGACAGGCCTTGCCTGT from the Cupriavidus sp. WKF15 genome contains:
- a CDS encoding SDR family NAD(P)-dependent oxidoreductase, with protein sequence MSGLMAGKVALVTGAGGGIGRGIALAMAAAGAKVVVNDLGVSMSGEGGDAGPAQRVVDEIRAAGGQAVANTDSVSTWNGANSIVQCALDSFGRIDAVVNNAGNLRDRMFFKMNEEEWRSVIDVHLHGTFFVSRAAANYFKDQEGGAFVHMTSTSGLIGNLGQANYSAAKLGIAALSKSIALDMQRFNVRSNCIAPFAWSRMTSSIPAETPEEKARVAKLQKMEAGKIGPVAVYLASPAAAEVNGQIFAVRANEIILMSQPRPVRSVHMSEGWTPEAIGEIAMPAMRNSFFKLERSPDVISWDPI
- a CDS encoding CaiB/BaiF CoA-transferase family protein, which translates into the protein MQGALAGVRVLDLSRILAGPWCAQNLADLGAEVIKVERPRVGDDTRSWGPPWLPDAEGQPSRDATYFAGANRGKQSLTLDIASPAGQAVVRELAAKSHIVLENYKVGDLKRYGLDYESLKAINPALVYCSITGYGQTGPCAHKPGYDFIFQGIGGLMSVTGERDDLPGGGPQKVGVAVVDMLTGMYATVAVLAALRHAERTGEGQHIDMALLDAVVAVGATPIIAQRITGEAMPRFGNAHANMVPYHVFATADGYMIVAAGNDGQWQAYCRGIERPDLAADERFATGPGRIIHREVLVPMLEDHMRTRGTAHWVAALEAQGIPCGPINDYAQVLEDPQVRHRELQVDLVRKDGAICPTVKSPLRLSATPVQYDVPPPRLGEHTERILAEVLGLSAERIAALREQGVV
- a CDS encoding AraC family transcriptional regulator, yielding MHIVATPAHRHPVPGMPRSIAAPGPVLAGTVMAAPAASPAPARHTIAIHHVQQILLGVRRLGCNIEALLRRAAISPALLASPSARVTQDQYAALIRTLRRVTRDELWGLLSRPVPPGVFAQAASAMIHCATLDEAIQAGLRHYRLHIGDFTPRLQRSADGRTVSVRLHPHAPASPCQVFAESTFVFHAYGLINWLVARRVPLSHVDLSAGPPSGQTDTERIFNTTVRYGQSCTALHFDAAWLRLPVMQDATGLDEFLREAPHKLLVRYRDDSCLAERIRLHLRSHLDDELPSLEQMAQMLRLTPQTLRRRLRDEGRGYQNIKDSLRRDVAIGMLEHSGLTLQQVALRLGFSEPSTFHRAFKKWTGVAPGEYRQRGLQLASAER
- a CDS encoding tripartite tricarboxylate transporter substrate binding protein, with product MQADRRSALQRLGAGALALGGIVTGLLGAGMAMAQGAFPSKTVRLVVPYPAGGATDVLARAIADGLGKTWKRPVVVENRPGASSMIGSEVVARAEPDGYTALLTITTLVQAPSLYAKAPFDPVKDFAPVSELGTTNLVFAINSSVPATNLKEFVALVRARPKQYSYGSYGTGSSGHLYGEIFNESARLDMIHVSYKGEAPELNDLLGGQVPSAVISVMGAKPHSASGRLRALAVTGPSRAPQLPDVPTFKEAGIAGMDSMGWFGLLLPAATPRAIVEKFSADVNKVLADPAVRARMNDLGVILTGSTPDAFAQTVQTDYARWGKVIRTHNIRLD
- a CDS encoding long-chain fatty acid--CoA ligase; translated protein: MKSASTTQPYRSPAWPAGLPATLHVPRTSLFYNLEVAARRYPDRAAIQYFGTAISYAALLDEVERMAGYLQHTCAIEPGDRVVLFSQNCPQYVAAYYAILRAEGVVVPANPMWLEAELEHVVADSGAVAAFCGSELYERVAPLHGKALRNVIVHHYASMLRDDGGLQVPSWLREPAPALQSADGATPADWDAARNAGQRPRPHEAGHDTLCMLAYTSGTTGNPKGCMHTHGTMMSSAVGSQVWRSSTPEAVVLAVAPMFHLLGMQNCMHSPIYLGATVVLMPRWDRALAADLIERYRVSVWGAPPAMLVDFFAQPDVARRDLSSLAFLGGGGAAMPDAVANMLQERFGLPYVEAYGMTETASFLLSNPRQKPKRECLGIATFGVDARVVDPVTLAELPQGEIGEIVAHGAQVMQGYWNNPQANAESFIEIDGKRFLRTGDLGFMDEEGYFFMRDRLKRMINASGFKVWPAEVENLLYGHPAIHEACVIAARDEHRGETVKAVVALRPESRGTPDAEPERIMAWCRERLAAYKVPRIVEFVDALPKSATGKIQWRALQEDAMRPAAPAPANAQSR
- a CDS encoding tripartite tricarboxylate transporter substrate binding protein; the protein is MHNSRRTWLAQAGTLAGAAMLGSVGQVLAQPNYPNKPIRMVVPYPAGGGTDTVGRMIGQRLAEAWGQAVVVDNKPGASGMLGNDIVAKAAPDGYTVLLAITALIQSPSLYKRTPYDVNKDFTPVSLIAKSSDLFVVPNRVPANTLREFIALARAGKLSYGSYGNGTSSHLHGELFRQQAGIDLAHIPYKGAAPLVNDLLGGQVDSAFVDVTSAYPYLSSGKFKILGITGTQRYKAIPNVPTFAEQGLQGFEPSGWFALFLPANTPKDVTARLATEVTRIVKLPEISQKLAGMGLQPVGSAPQELAAVVSGDMPKWAKIVRDAHIQLD
- a CDS encoding enoyl-CoA hydratase/isomerase family protein is translated as METIRYAVEDGIATLTLDYPARKNALNGVMRREIGDVIHQLRHDTSARALILTGAGADFCSGGDISSMQGEISAAQGRQRLGNIHPWLEALIQLEIPVIAAVDGAAFGAGFSLALTADIILATPRARFALPFLRLGLIPDCGAFYTLPRMIGLQRAKALMFSMRELNAEAAQEQGIVMEIVPAASLQERARSMARAFTEASPVAVALTKKALNASLNQDLHSMLAMEADGQGIAFATEYRQEAANRFLSKQAPRYRWPD